The segment TACCTGGCCAACAAGACCGATTCGCTGTAATTCGGAAGGTGTCAGCAAATCATCCACAGGGAGAACCGCATGCCCAGACTCGAGCAGCGCGAGCAGCAGCAATACGGACGGCAAGGTTTGATCCATGACGAGCCCATACACGCTTGGTCGGCCGCGTTGGAGCTCGGCTGTCAGCCGTCTGATCTGTTGTGCCAATTCCTCGTAAGTGATGCGGGCATTGCCCTCCGCGACCGCAAGTCGGTGTCCATCCAAATCGGCTGCCTCCTCCAGCATGGCAAGCAGCTGTCCCATCCAATCCTCCCCTTCCGTTTGACCGTTGCCCCACATTATAGAACGGAAGAACCGTATGGGCTCGGCTTTCCTGGGGGCCGACGGTTGCACTTCCGCTTTCACATGCGATTTACGCGCTGTGCACGCTCTGTTCATGTACAATTCGGGAGGGCGCTTGTACCGTTATCCCTGACACATTCTTTTCCTGACAGGAGGACGACATGATCGGATGGATCGATTTCGCCTGCTATGTGCCGGAAGCGAGAAGCAGCATACGCTCCATGAAGACGGAGCTTGGCCTCACGGAAGAGCAGCTGCGCGTGCTGACAGACGATTATGGTCTGCGGCAAGTCGCCGTAGAGCCTAGGCTGCGCGCCGATCACATGATGGCTCAAGCAGGAAGGATGGTTGCACGGAGAAATCCGGAGCAGCTGCGCCACGTTGACTGGATTTTGCATACGCACACATTCAACCCGTTTACCCCTTTTCTCGTAGAGCCGCTGTCTGATTTCCAGCGCGAATGGGGGTTGGAGGGCGCCAAGGTCAGAAGCGTGTCGCAGATGAATTGCGCTTCACTGGATTTGCTTTTTTATACCGCGAAGCTGCTGCTGGAGCATAAGCGTGCGAAGGCTGTCTTGCTATTGGCGGCGGACAAAATGTTTTTGCCCAACAGCCGCTACCTGCAGGACAGCACAGTATCCGGCGATGCGGCAGCAGCGGTCCTGCTGTCTCGGGATGCGCACGAACACAGATTGGTCAGCTCGGCCATTCATTCCGACGCGACCCTTTACAACAGCGTCCTGGCAGAGCCGCGTGAATTCGAGTGGTTTCAGCGGTCGTTCTATGTCGGCTTGGTCAAGATTATGCGGCAGGCCTTGAAGCATGCTGGGCTCGCCATAGATCAACTCGCCTATATCTTCCCGGCGAATGTGAATCAAACTGCATGGATTCGCGTCGCGTCTGCGCTCGGCATACCACGGGAAACATTTTATTTCCCTACTCTCCCCGAGATTGGACATGCGCATAACGCTGACCCCCTGCTTAATTTGGAGGCAGCCCTGCAAAATCAAATTCTGCGCAAGGGAGATTACTACGCTACACTGACAGTCGGCATGGGCAGCACCTTCGGCTGTACAGTGTTTCAATATGGATCGGTCCGTAAGGAGTGAGCAGCCTTGTTCTATTTGTCCCACCTAACAGCTTGTCCTGTTAAGGAGCATGGATTCGGCGAGCGGGATACGCTTGTGCGGCAGCCTGAACGCGCTCCATCGCCCCTTGTCCTTCCTTCTCCCGATACACGGACGCTGTTGCAAAATACGGTGCCTGCCCTGTAC is part of the Xylanibacillus composti genome and harbors:
- a CDS encoding 3-oxoacyl-[acyl-carrier-protein] synthase III C-terminal domain-containing protein, giving the protein MIGWIDFACYVPEARSSIRSMKTELGLTEEQLRVLTDDYGLRQVAVEPRLRADHMMAQAGRMVARRNPEQLRHVDWILHTHTFNPFTPFLVEPLSDFQREWGLEGAKVRSVSQMNCASLDLLFYTAKLLLEHKRAKAVLLLAADKMFLPNSRYLQDSTVSGDAAAAVLLSRDAHEHRLVSSAIHSDATLYNSVLAEPREFEWFQRSFYVGLVKIMRQALKHAGLAIDQLAYIFPANVNQTAWIRVASALGIPRETFYFPTLPEIGHAHNADPLLNLEAALQNQILRKGDYYATLTVGMGSTFGCTVFQYGSVRKE